One Telluria mixta DNA window includes the following coding sequences:
- a CDS encoding LysR family transcriptional regulator encodes MDYLTAVRTFVRVVETGSFARAADSLQLPRNTVTKLVQALEAHLRIKLLNRTTRRVSATSDGVAYYERMSRLLEEWDEVEDELARARSHPRGRLRVDMGTAVASLLLIPTLAQFHARYPDVQIDIGATDRPVDLVGERVDCVIRAGSVTDPSLIARQLGSLPQMACAAPGYLQAHGVPAHPDDLEEGHQLIRYMFAGSNRQQPIVLARDGESVTVKGRHFVSVNEAGALLAATLSELGIMHGPSFICGRHVDSGALVRVLEDWRAPAIPIYIVYPANRHLSARVRVFVDWMLELFRNSPYTLPPGAAV; translated from the coding sequence ATGGATTACCTCACTGCCGTGCGTACCTTCGTGCGCGTCGTCGAGACCGGAAGTTTCGCCAGGGCCGCCGATTCGCTGCAACTGCCGCGCAATACGGTGACCAAGCTCGTCCAGGCGCTGGAGGCGCACCTGCGCATCAAGCTGCTCAACCGCACGACGCGCCGGGTGTCGGCCACGAGCGACGGGGTGGCGTACTACGAGCGCATGTCGCGCCTGCTGGAAGAATGGGACGAGGTCGAGGACGAGCTGGCGCGCGCCCGCAGCCACCCGCGCGGCCGCCTGCGCGTCGACATGGGTACGGCCGTCGCGTCGCTGCTGCTGATCCCGACCCTGGCGCAATTCCATGCCCGCTACCCTGACGTGCAGATCGACATCGGGGCGACGGACCGTCCCGTCGACCTCGTCGGCGAACGTGTGGATTGCGTGATACGGGCCGGTTCGGTGACGGACCCGTCGCTGATCGCCCGCCAGCTCGGCAGCCTGCCCCAGATGGCTTGCGCGGCCCCGGGCTATCTGCAGGCCCACGGCGTACCCGCCCACCCGGACGATCTCGAAGAAGGCCACCAGCTGATCCGCTACATGTTTGCCGGCTCGAACAGGCAGCAGCCGATCGTGCTGGCACGGGACGGCGAGTCGGTGACCGTCAAGGGCAGGCACTTCGTATCGGTCAACGAGGCGGGTGCCCTGTTGGCGGCCACGCTGTCGGAGCTGGGCATCATGCACGGGCCGTCGTTCATCTGCGGACGCCATGTCGACAGCGGCGCACTCGTCCGGGTCCTGGAAGACTGGCGCGCGCCTGCGATCCCGATCTACATCGTCTATCCGGCGAACCGCCACCTGAGCGCTCGCGTGCGCGTATTCGTCGACTGGATGCTCGAACTGTTCCGCAACAGCCCGTACACGCTGCCGCCCGGCGCGGCCGTCTAG
- a CDS encoding quinone oxidoreductase family protein encodes MNQHIRITETGQPSVMRLEDAPAIGQPGRGEVHLRHEAIGVNFVDTLFRSGAFAVPLPLAMGVEGAGVVVAVGEGVTNVKPGDRAAYFFAFGAYSRERLIDARHLVKLPRHVTSETAAATFTKGLTAWMMLFGAHPLRAGETVLVHAAAGGVGSMVARWAKSLGARVIATAGSMEKALLVKSWGIDDVLQSDDPELARKIQALTRGRGVDVVYELVGKSTFDQSVGALRDGGHLIHVGNASGSPSVDKALLARRSIRYVQPSTGQYVGERQELELASATLFAAMRDGIFGDAAPARYRLDDAARAHEDIAARRLTGAAILVP; translated from the coding sequence ATGAACCAGCACATCCGCATCACCGAAACCGGCCAGCCCTCCGTCATGCGTCTCGAAGACGCCCCCGCGATCGGCCAGCCCGGCCGCGGCGAGGTCCACCTGCGCCACGAAGCGATCGGCGTCAATTTCGTCGACACGCTGTTCCGCTCGGGCGCTTTCGCCGTTCCGCTGCCGCTCGCCATGGGCGTGGAGGGCGCGGGTGTCGTGGTCGCCGTCGGCGAAGGCGTCACGAACGTCAAGCCCGGCGATCGTGCCGCTTACTTTTTCGCGTTCGGGGCATATTCCCGGGAGCGCCTGATCGACGCGCGCCACCTCGTCAAACTGCCGCGGCACGTGACGTCCGAAACGGCTGCCGCAACGTTCACGAAAGGCCTGACCGCCTGGATGATGTTGTTCGGTGCCCACCCGTTGCGCGCCGGCGAAACCGTGCTCGTCCACGCTGCCGCCGGCGGTGTCGGCTCGATGGTGGCGCGCTGGGCGAAGTCGCTCGGTGCGCGCGTCATCGCAACGGCAGGCTCGATGGAGAAGGCGCTGCTCGTGAAATCCTGGGGTATCGACGACGTACTCCAGTCCGACGATCCCGAGCTCGCGCGGAAAATCCAGGCGCTGACGCGCGGGCGCGGCGTCGACGTCGTCTATGAACTGGTCGGGAAGTCGACGTTCGATCAATCGGTCGGGGCGTTGCGCGATGGCGGCCACCTGATCCATGTGGGCAATGCGTCGGGCAGTCCGAGCGTGGACAAGGCACTGCTCGCGCGGCGCTCGATCCGCTACGTCCAGCCCAGCACGGGCCAGTACGTCGGGGAGCGCCAGGAGCTCGAACTGGCCAGCGCAACCCTGTTCGCAGCCATGCGCGACGGCATTTTCGGCGACGCCGCGCCTGCGCGCTACCGTCTCGACGATGCCGCCAGGGCGCACGAGGACATCGCCGCACGCCGGCTGACGGGTGCCGCGATCCTGGTGCCTTGA
- a CDS encoding oxidoreductase translates to MQKCWFITGASRGLGVDIARAALAAGDCVVATGRDPEQVHAALGERECLLVARLDVTRKDDIQAAVDAAIERFGGIDVLVNNAGYGHLGFFEETTDADVHAQFDSNVFGLMQVTRAVLPTMRLARNGHIFNLSSLAGLRGSAFSSLYCASKFAVEGFSEALAEELAPFGVRVTIVEPGPFRTDFLSTRSLRVGGERLQDYNPVRDGIRATFEARNGRQAGDPAKLARALVELANDPRPPLRFLAGAAAFEAGTQKLNRMRTEMDAWRAAGVATDGAYDDARQWQPPAPSVTA, encoded by the coding sequence ATGCAAAAATGCTGGTTCATCACTGGAGCGAGCCGTGGACTCGGTGTCGACATCGCCAGGGCCGCACTGGCCGCGGGTGACTGCGTGGTTGCGACAGGGCGCGATCCGGAACAGGTTCATGCGGCGCTCGGCGAACGCGAATGCCTGCTCGTGGCCCGCCTGGACGTTACCCGCAAGGACGACATCCAGGCCGCGGTCGATGCCGCCATCGAGCGATTCGGCGGAATCGACGTGCTTGTCAACAATGCAGGGTATGGCCACCTCGGCTTCTTCGAAGAGACGACGGACGCCGACGTCCACGCCCAGTTCGACAGCAACGTGTTCGGCCTGATGCAGGTCACGCGCGCCGTGCTCCCGACGATGCGCCTTGCCCGTAACGGGCACATCTTCAACCTGTCGTCACTGGCGGGCCTGCGCGGCTCGGCATTCAGTTCCTTGTACTGCGCCAGCAAATTCGCCGTCGAAGGATTTTCCGAGGCACTCGCCGAGGAACTGGCGCCGTTCGGCGTGCGGGTGACGATCGTCGAACCCGGCCCTTTCCGTACCGATTTCCTGTCCACGCGCTCGCTGCGCGTCGGCGGCGAAAGGCTGCAGGACTACAACCCGGTCCGTGACGGCATACGCGCGACGTTCGAAGCACGCAACGGCCGCCAGGCCGGCGATCCGGCAAAGCTCGCCCGGGCATTGGTCGAACTGGCGAACGATCCGCGTCCTCCGCTGCGGTTCCTGGCGGGAGCGGCCGCGTTCGAGGCCGGCACGCAAAAGCTGAACCGGATGCGTACCGAGATGGACGCATGGCGTGCGGCAGGGGTCGCTACCGACGGCGCTTACGACGACGCGCGGCAATGGCAGCCCCCTGCCCCCTCGGTCACGGCATGA
- a CDS encoding LysR family transcriptional regulator codes for MLDGMSMDQLRTFIAAADEGSFSAAGRKLRRAQSVVSHTLANLELQVGFPLFERTGRYPVLTDAGQALLEQARSAVGSMDAFKARARTLAEGLEPELAVAVDVMFPIATLTAAVQGFQQRFPTTPLRLYVEALGAVVQPLLAGQCRIAIIGSLPDVPAECASEYLTDVAAVTVVAPQHPLAAHQGTVLRSEVVKHVQLVLTDRSALTTGRNFGVVSPNVWRLADLGAKHAFLAAGLGWGHMPLHMVQADLDAGRLVRITLETSPTVGPGFSMHAIYRKEQPPGPAGRWFVQRLRQGADPVMP; via the coding sequence ATGCTCGACGGAATGTCCATGGACCAGCTGCGCACGTTTATCGCCGCGGCGGATGAGGGGAGCTTCTCCGCGGCGGGCCGGAAGCTGCGCAGGGCACAATCCGTGGTGAGTCATACCCTGGCGAACCTGGAGTTGCAGGTCGGGTTTCCGCTGTTCGAGCGTACCGGCCGATATCCGGTGTTGACCGACGCCGGGCAGGCATTGCTCGAGCAGGCACGGAGCGCGGTCGGCAGCATGGACGCGTTCAAGGCGCGGGCACGCACGCTGGCCGAAGGTCTCGAACCGGAACTGGCGGTGGCGGTCGACGTCATGTTCCCCATCGCGACGCTGACCGCGGCGGTGCAGGGCTTCCAGCAAAGGTTTCCGACCACGCCCCTGCGCTTGTACGTGGAAGCGCTCGGCGCCGTGGTTCAACCGCTGTTGGCAGGGCAGTGCCGCATCGCGATCATCGGTTCCCTGCCGGACGTGCCCGCCGAATGTGCATCGGAGTATTTGACCGACGTCGCTGCCGTGACGGTAGTCGCCCCCCAGCATCCGCTGGCCGCGCACCAGGGAACGGTATTGCGTTCGGAAGTCGTCAAGCATGTGCAGTTGGTGCTGACCGACCGCTCGGCGTTGACGACCGGACGCAACTTCGGTGTCGTCTCGCCGAACGTCTGGCGCCTCGCCGACCTCGGCGCAAAGCACGCGTTTCTCGCGGCGGGGCTGGGCTGGGGCCATATGCCCCTGCATATGGTGCAGGCCGATCTCGATGCGGGCAGGCTGGTTCGCATCACGCTCGAGACCAGCCCGACCGTGGGCCCGGGATTTTCGATGCACGCCATCTACCGCAAGGAACAGCCGCCCGGGCCGGCAGGCCGCTGGTTCGTCCAGCGCCTGCGCCAGGGCGCGGATCCTGTCATGCCGTGA
- a CDS encoding DoxX family protein, which produces MKTVTTNQASIIAAFGRALLATIFIFSGLGKIAAPDATIGYIASSGLPFAPLAFALAVATELGGGLLLIVGVKTRLVAASLAVFSIVTALAFHHAIGDQNQLIHLLKNISMAGGLLQVVAFGAGAFSFDQRARRSALRPAA; this is translated from the coding sequence ATGAAAACCGTCACCACCAACCAAGCTTCGATCATTGCCGCTTTCGGTCGCGCCCTCCTGGCCACGATCTTCATCTTCAGCGGACTCGGAAAAATCGCCGCGCCGGACGCCACGATCGGCTATATCGCATCGTCGGGCCTGCCGTTCGCGCCGCTTGCCTTTGCCCTGGCGGTGGCCACGGAACTGGGCGGTGGACTGCTGCTGATCGTCGGCGTGAAAACCCGCCTCGTTGCCGCCAGCCTGGCCGTCTTCTCGATCGTCACGGCTCTCGCGTTCCACCACGCCATCGGCGACCAGAACCAGTTGATCCACCTGCTGAAGAACATCTCGATGGCCGGTGGCCTGTTGCAGGTCGTGGCGTTCGGCGCCGGTGCCTTCAGCTTCGACCAGCGCGCACGTCGCTCCGCCCTGCGCCCTGCGGCGTAA
- a CDS encoding GNAT family N-acetyltransferase yields the protein MNIDPDIQFRPVGADEWSAFQTLRLRSISETPLAIYPTLAEECDRSPEQIMAKIAPTPCQVVYGAYCGETLVGIAGLRRESLVQVAHKGVLWGVYLHPDYRRGGVARRLLEALFDHARGEGVTQVHLNVNVENARAARLYHSMGFETYGREPRAMRVEGRYYDEDLMMLRL from the coding sequence ATGAACATTGATCCCGACATCCAGTTCCGCCCCGTCGGCGCGGACGAGTGGAGTGCATTCCAGACCCTGCGCCTGCGCTCGATTAGCGAGACACCGCTTGCCATCTATCCGACCCTTGCGGAGGAGTGCGATCGCAGCCCCGAGCAGATCATGGCGAAGATCGCGCCCACGCCTTGCCAGGTCGTGTACGGCGCTTATTGCGGCGAGACGCTGGTCGGTATCGCCGGTCTGCGCCGCGAGTCCCTGGTGCAAGTTGCGCACAAGGGCGTGCTGTGGGGCGTGTATCTGCATCCGGACTACCGGCGCGGCGGCGTGGCGCGCCGCCTGCTCGAGGCGCTGTTCGACCATGCGCGCGGGGAAGGCGTCACGCAGGTGCACCTCAACGTCAACGTCGAAAACGCCCGGGCCGCTCGTCTTTACCATTCGATGGGATTCGAAACCTATGGCCGGGAGCCGCGGGCCATGCGTGTAGAGGGTCGATATTACGACGAAGACCTCATGATGCTGCGGCTGTAG
- a CDS encoding Atu4866 domain-containing protein, with amino-acid sequence MTIATTSTAIHPFVGMWVTADGFIRHELLPNGRYDEARGKVSSAYQGSYRVTGNHIDYVDDTGFTADGDFRNDVLYHAGMVLYRERG; translated from the coding sequence ATGACCATTGCGACGACATCCACGGCAATCCATCCATTTGTCGGCATGTGGGTGACCGCCGACGGTTTCATCCGTCATGAACTGCTGCCCAACGGCCGTTACGACGAGGCCCGCGGCAAGGTGAGCAGCGCCTACCAGGGCAGCTACCGCGTCACCGGCAACCATATCGATTATGTCGACGATACGGGCTTCACCGCGGACGGCGACTTCCGCAACGATGTGCTGTATCACGCCGGCATGGTCTTGTACCGCGAACGCGGCTGA
- a CDS encoding SDR family oxidoreductase, translating into MELKGKVALVTGASSGIGAATAKKLAEAGVKVGIAARRSDRLQALADEIRAAGGEALSIEMDVTNPVAVTRGVGTLLERFGTVDIVFANAGLMPASDITSLKVDEWHRMVDVNIKGVFNTVAAVLPILCERKAGHIVTTSSIAGRKTFPGLGVYCATKHAVAAFSDTLRMEVGKKHNIRVTCLQPGAVESELFEHVSDPGYRAQMEGLKEQMTFLKSEDIGDAVVYALQAPAHVDLAEMFIMPTAQPW; encoded by the coding sequence ATGGAACTGAAAGGCAAAGTGGCACTCGTGACCGGAGCATCGAGCGGCATCGGCGCAGCAACGGCGAAGAAGCTCGCGGAAGCAGGAGTCAAGGTCGGCATCGCCGCGCGTCGCAGCGATCGCCTGCAAGCGCTGGCCGACGAGATCCGCGCAGCCGGCGGCGAAGCGCTGTCTATCGAGATGGACGTGACGAATCCGGTGGCGGTCACGCGTGGCGTCGGTACGTTGCTGGAGCGCTTCGGGACGGTCGACATCGTGTTCGCCAACGCAGGCCTGATGCCCGCTTCGGATATCACCAGCCTGAAGGTCGATGAATGGCATCGCATGGTCGATGTCAACATCAAAGGCGTATTCAACACGGTGGCGGCGGTACTGCCGATCCTCTGCGAGAGGAAAGCCGGTCACATCGTGACCACGTCGTCGATCGCCGGACGCAAGACATTCCCGGGCCTGGGCGTGTATTGCGCGACCAAGCACGCGGTGGCGGCATTTTCGGACACGCTGCGTATGGAGGTCGGCAAGAAGCACAACATCCGCGTGACGTGCCTGCAGCCGGGGGCGGTCGAGAGCGAGCTGTTCGAGCATGTCTCGGATCCGGGCTACCGTGCCCAGATGGAAGGGCTGAAGGAACAGATGACATTCCTGAAGTCCGAAGACATCGGCGACGCCGTCGTGTACGCGCTGCAGGCGCCGGCGCATGTCGACCTCGCCGAGATGTTCATCATGCCGACCGCGCAACCCTGGTAA
- a CDS encoding helix-turn-helix domain-containing protein: MVDITSAEGMKGHIPGQLLREHRAQAADDIYVEIATRSAVQDEILVPAVPEPMLVWIASGSALVQERPLGGDWLAVPVKQGDFYLTTSPSPVEMRWHSTSALPFKVMHVYLGLQLFARTVQAATGRTLAAFALREVSGERDPVLSGLFEALYLSLNAPQQPAQDFVQGLAQALASHLVRHYESARQGRTGIHGGLPAHKLHRIIDAMRANLAEPFELACYADIAGLSVFHFSRVFKQATGMAPSRYLVRLRVDEARRLLCETDQPVVDIGYELGYQSPSHFSQVFRQTTGVTPSAYRTGGRAGA; encoded by the coding sequence ATGGTGGACATTACGTCGGCCGAAGGCATGAAAGGACACATTCCCGGACAACTCCTGCGGGAGCACAGGGCGCAGGCCGCGGATGACATCTACGTCGAGATCGCGACCCGCAGCGCCGTACAGGACGAGATCCTGGTTCCCGCGGTGCCGGAACCCATGCTGGTATGGATCGCGTCCGGGAGCGCACTGGTGCAGGAACGCCCGCTGGGCGGCGACTGGCTGGCGGTACCGGTCAAGCAGGGAGACTTCTACCTCACCACGTCGCCGTCTCCGGTCGAAATGCGCTGGCACAGCACGTCCGCATTGCCGTTCAAGGTCATGCACGTGTATCTCGGACTGCAGTTATTCGCACGAACGGTGCAGGCGGCGACCGGTCGGACTCTCGCGGCGTTTGCGTTGCGCGAAGTGTCGGGGGAGCGCGACCCAGTGCTGAGCGGGCTGTTCGAGGCCCTTTACCTGAGCCTGAACGCGCCGCAACAGCCAGCGCAGGATTTTGTCCAGGGACTGGCGCAGGCGCTGGCGTCCCATCTGGTACGCCATTACGAGTCCGCACGTCAGGGACGGACCGGCATCCACGGCGGGCTCCCGGCGCACAAGCTGCACCGCATTATCGATGCGATGCGGGCGAATTTGGCCGAGCCTTTCGAACTCGCCTGCTATGCCGACATCGCCGGGCTCAGTGTCTTCCACTTCAGCCGCGTGTTCAAGCAGGCGACCGGTATGGCACCGTCGCGCTATCTGGTGCGGCTCAGGGTCGACGAAGCCAGGCGTCTGTTGTGCGAGACCGATCAACCCGTGGTCGATATCGGCTATGAGCTCGGGTACCAGAGCCCGAGTCACTTCTCGCAGGTGTTCCGGCAGACGACGGGCGTGACGCCCAGTGCGTATCGTACCGGCGGCCGCGCGGGCGCCTAG
- a CDS encoding pirin family protein yields the protein MNTIAERFTATHRNVVYRTNGTTRGGVTRLASPGVVGEIIKPFVFLDLFDLESSKHKMGMHPHSGIATVTVILDGALEYRETTGSEGILPVGGIEWMSAGGGVWHEGGPASGGAVRGFQLWLSLPPEDENGPSRSLYLPPEQVQKVGPARVVIGSYEGATSAIRPRAPINYLDVSLKDGERWSYVPPAGHDVAWVAVADGLLETAGSQLSREIAVFEEREGRLDFIARGATRFVLGSAAKHPHPLVTGYYSVHTSQAALERGEAGIQKLGNELRAAGKL from the coding sequence ATGAACACGATCGCCGAACGCTTCACCGCCACCCATCGCAACGTCGTCTATCGCACCAACGGCACCACCCGGGGTGGCGTAACGCGTCTTGCCAGCCCGGGTGTCGTGGGCGAGATCATCAAGCCCTTCGTCTTCCTCGACCTGTTCGACCTCGAGTCCAGCAAACACAAGATGGGCATGCACCCGCACTCGGGCATCGCGACGGTCACGGTGATCCTCGACGGCGCTCTCGAATACCGCGAAACCACCGGCAGCGAAGGGATCCTCCCGGTCGGCGGCATCGAGTGGATGAGTGCCGGCGGCGGCGTCTGGCACGAAGGCGGACCGGCCTCCGGCGGCGCTGTGCGCGGCTTCCAGTTGTGGCTTTCTCTGCCGCCGGAAGACGAGAACGGGCCTTCCCGGAGCCTTTACCTTCCTCCGGAGCAGGTGCAAAAGGTCGGTCCCGCACGCGTCGTCATCGGCAGCTACGAAGGCGCCACCAGCGCCATCCGTCCGCGTGCGCCCATCAACTACCTGGATGTGTCGCTCAAGGATGGCGAGCGCTGGAGCTACGTCCCGCCGGCCGGCCATGACGTCGCCTGGGTGGCCGTCGCCGACGGCTTGCTGGAAACCGCAGGCAGCCAGTTGTCGCGTGAGATCGCGGTGTTCGAGGAGCGCGAAGGACGGCTCGACTTCATCGCCCGCGGCGCTACCCGGTTCGTACTCGGTTCCGCCGCCAAGCACCCGCACCCGCTCGTGACCGGCTACTACTCCGTGCACACCAGCCAGGCCGCGCTCGAACGCGGCGAGGCCGGGATTCAAAAACTCGGCAACGAGCTGCGCGCAGCCGGCAAGCTGTGA
- a CDS encoding AraC family transcriptional regulator, whose protein sequence is MDDLRQQRIIGMVREYAPSEGYTLSRLDGVRFMRADGPITRVPVMYEPSIVIVCQGRKRGFLDDAVYTYDPHHYLVLSVPLPFESDTQASPEEPMLAVAVSIDLKLAAELVLLLDARHRRQPSAAAGMCSTPLDDAMSDTLLRLLQALGSEDDARVLGPGIVRELLYRVLTGPQGGAVHAALNQQSHFGRIGKALRRIHANYDRPVDVATLASDAGMSVAAFHAHFKAVTRTTPIQYLKTTRLHKARLLMVQDGVNAATASHMVGYESSSQFSREFKRFFGRTPAHEAAVMKSALIQMPAQPASAYVTMQ, encoded by the coding sequence ATGGACGACCTACGACAGCAACGCATCATTGGGATGGTGCGGGAATATGCGCCATCGGAAGGCTATACCCTGTCGCGCCTGGACGGCGTGCGCTTCATGCGCGCGGACGGGCCGATCACGCGCGTGCCCGTCATGTACGAACCGAGTATCGTGATCGTCTGCCAGGGACGCAAGCGCGGATTTCTCGACGACGCGGTCTACACGTACGATCCGCACCATTACCTGGTGCTGTCGGTGCCGCTGCCGTTCGAGTCCGACACCCAGGCCAGTCCGGAGGAGCCGATGCTGGCGGTGGCCGTCTCGATCGACCTGAAGCTGGCCGCGGAACTGGTGCTGCTGCTGGATGCGCGGCATCGGCGGCAACCCTCGGCGGCGGCCGGCATGTGTTCGACGCCGCTGGACGACGCGATGAGCGATACGTTGCTGCGCCTGTTGCAGGCGCTCGGTTCGGAAGATGACGCGCGCGTCCTCGGTCCCGGCATCGTGCGCGAACTGCTGTACCGCGTGCTTACTGGCCCGCAGGGCGGCGCGGTCCATGCGGCCTTGAACCAGCAAAGCCACTTCGGCAGGATCGGCAAGGCGCTGAGGCGGATACACGCGAACTACGACCGCCCGGTCGACGTGGCGACGCTCGCCAGCGATGCGGGGATGAGCGTAGCGGCGTTCCATGCCCATTTCAAGGCGGTGACGCGCACCACGCCCATCCAGTATTTGAAGACGACGCGCCTGCACAAGGCGCGCCTGCTGATGGTGCAGGACGGCGTGAACGCGGCCACGGCATCGCACATGGTGGGGTACGAAAGCAGCTCGCAGTTCAGCCGCGAATTCAAGCGCTTCTTCGGCCGTACGCCCGCGCACGAAGCGGCCGTGATGAAGAGCGCCCTGATCCAGATGCCGGCGCAACCGGCATCCGCTTACGTCACGATGCAGTGA
- a CDS encoding SDR family oxidoreductase, which produces MQPRDFQVLELSSRQECWRPGRAPREIAEAAVWLSSTGSSYVHGQLLVIDGGMTIGGFEL; this is translated from the coding sequence ATGCAGCCGCGTGACTTTCAGGTACTGGAATTATCCTCGCGCCAGGAATGCTGGCGCCCCGGGCGCGCACCGCGTGAGATCGCCGAGGCTGCCGTCTGGCTGTCGTCGACCGGATCGAGTTATGTCCACGGCCAGTTGCTGGTAATCGATGGCGGGATGACCATCGGCGGATTCGAGCTCTGA